Sequence from the Actinocatenispora sera genome:
CTGGGACACGAGCACGACAACGCGCTGGACGCCGACGCGCTCGCCACCGTCGGCATCGACCTGGCCGAGGTCAGGCGGGCCGCCGAGGAGTCGTTCGGGCCGGGCGCGCTGGACCGGCCGACGAAGCCGTTCCAGGCCGGGCACATCCCGTTCGATCCGGCCGCGAAGAAGACGCTGGAGCTCGCCCTGCGGGAGGCGGTGCACCGGAAGGACACCGAGATCAACGACGGGCACATCCTGCTCGGCGTGATCCGGGCGGAGCCGAACCCGGCGACCGCGACGCTCCGGGCACTCGGCGTCGAACCCGACGCGGTACGCGAGGCGGTCGAGCGGGAAATGCCGCACCGGGCAGCGTGATCCTGCCCCTGCTGCGGTGGGTTCCCGAGCCGGGGCCGACCGCGCGGTACCGTCGCCGGGTGGAACAACTCGACCGGGGCAACGCCGCCCGCGGCTGGGTGGCGGACGCGGTGCGCAGGGTCGCCGCGGACGCCAACCGCAGCGCCGACACGCATCTGCTCGCCTTCCCGCTGCCGTTCGACTGGGGCATCGACCTGTACCTCAAGGACGAGTCGGTGCATCCGACCGGCTCGCTGAAGCACCGGCTGGCCCGGTCGCTGTTCCTGTACGGGCTGTGCAACGGCTGGATCACCGAGGGCACCACGATCGTGGAGGCCTCGTCCGGTTCCACCGCGGTCAGCGAGGCGTACTTCGCCCGCATGCTCGGGCTGCCGTTCGTCGCGGTGATCCCGGCGACCACCAGCCCGGAGAAGATCGAACTGATCGAGTTCGCCGGCGGCCGGTGCCACCTGGTCGAGGACGCCTCCCGGGTGTACGACGAGGCGCGCACGCTGGCCGGCAAGCTCGGCGGCCACTTCATGGACCAGTTCACCTACGCCGAGCGGGCCACCGATTGGCGCGGCAACAACAACATCGCCGAGTCGATCTTCGAACAGCTGGCGCTGGAACGACACCCGATCCCGGAGTGGATCGTGGTCGGCGCCGGCACCGGCGGCACGTCCGCGACCATCGGCCGGTTCCTCCGGTACCGGCAGCACCCGACACGGCTCGCCGTGGTCGACGTGGAGAACTCGGCGTTCTACCAGGGCTGGGTCGACGACGACGCGGAGCACACGGTGTGCGCCGGCTCCCGGATCGAGGGCATCGGCCGGCCCCGGGTCGAACCGTCGTTCCTGCCCGGCGTGGTCGACCGGATGATGCGGGTGCCGGACGCGGCCTCGATCGCCGCGATGCGCGCGGCGGCCACGCTGCTCGGGCGGCGCGTCGGCGGCTCCACCGGTACCAACCTGTGCGGGGCGTTCGCGCTGATCGCCGAGCTGCGCGCGGCCGGCCGGACCGGCAGCGTGGTGACGCTGCTGTGCGACTCCGGCGACCGCTACGCCGGCACGTACTACGACGACGACTGGCTGGCCGCGCAGCACCTGGACCCGGCACCGTACCTCGCCACCGTGGAACGCTTCCTCGCCACCGGCCACTGGCGCGAACCCTGACCCACGCACCGCCCGCGCCACGGGGGCAACGCGACGTCACCCGATGATCGACGGTGTGCGGTCTCAGACGACCCGGTCGGCCAGGCCGGGGTAGTGGCGGACCAGCCCGTCCGGGTCGACCGTCAGCTCCGCGGCGAACGACCCGGACTGGTAGCGCACCTTGTCGTCGCCGATCGCCCGGTAGGTCTGCTCGCTCGGCAGTACGGTCAGCTCGGGCAGCAGCACCCAGGCCGCGGTGATCGTGTGCGGCACCGTGTCCGGCTCGTGCAGCAGCCCGAGCCGGCGCAGCGGCAGCATCGTGGTGAGTGGCGAGAACTGCAGGTCGACGTCGGTGGCCGGGGACAGCTCCTCCGGCAGCTCGGCGCCGGGCAGCGCCGCACCGGGCCGCCCGGCCCGGGCGAGCAGCTGGTCCAGCCGGCCCGACTCGTTCGCGGTGACCCGCCACCGACCGGCGGCGCGTTCCAGGCGCACCCGGCGCCGCCAACCGGCCCCTTCGGCCTCCACCTCGAGCATCCGGGTCGCCCACGTCTCGTCGGTGAGCAGCTGGAACTGGCACACGTACGGCACCGGGTCGGCGCTGATGATCGTGCCGCGGGCACGCAGCCCCTGGCTGTCGTCGTACAGCACGTGCTCGGTGCCGGTGGTGTCCAGCCGCCGCCACAGCGCCGACCTGCCCAGCGTCGCCATCTCGCCTCCCGTGTCAGCCACCTGCCGCGGTCGAGTCGCGGCACCCCGCCCGGGGCGACTCCCGACCAGCCTGCCACGGTGCCGGCCGGTTCGACGGTCCACCGCTCGGCGTGTGCGCGGGTCAGGCCAGGATGACCCAGAGCGCCACGCCGATCAGTACCAGGAACACCACGCCGATCAGCAGAACCAGCATGGTGCGCCGGGTGGAGGTCTGCTGGTTCAGGTCGCCGGTGGCATCCGGCGGCGCGTTGCGCGGTCCGAGGATGCTGCCGGCCAGCGACCCGGTCGTCTCCAGCGGGTTCAGCGCGGGATAGCCGGGTGCCGCCGCACCGGGCGCACCCGCGGTGGTCGGTGGGCCGCCGGCGGGAGACGCACCCGCGGTGGTCGGTGGGCCGCCGGTGGGAGGCGCACCCGCGGTGGTCGGTGGGCCGCCGGCGGATGTCGGGGCACCGGCCGGATTCGACGCACCCGTGGTGGTCGGTGGGCCGCCGGCGGGTCCTGCCGCACCGGGTGCACCCACGGTCGGTTGGCCGGCGGAGCCGGTGCCGACCGGGGGGCCGAACGTGCCGGGTGCGGAGCGGTCGATGCCGCCGGGGCGGGCGGCGGCGCGGTCCGCGTCGGTCCACGGCCGGGGCGGCGGATCGGTCGCGTACCGCGGCTCACGTGCGCGATCGGATCCCGGCCGGGCGGCGTCGCCCGGTCCGGCGGTCTGCTCGGGCCAAGCGGCGTACCCGGATGCGGCGGCGCCGTGCCCGGGCGCGGCACCGGTGTACGGGTCCGGGGCCGGCCCCGGCTGCTGCCGGTGCGCGGCACCGGCGGGCTGGTCGTACTGCTGCTCGTGCCGACCCGGGGCGGCGGACCGGTACTCGTTCCGGTCGGGTGCCTGCGGGCGGTGTGCATCGGCCGCGGTGCGGTCGTGCTCGGCGGCGAGTTGGGCAGCGAAGCGTTGCGCGGGTGGCAGGCTGCCGGGCGGAGCCTCGGCCCCGTCACCCAGGAACGCGGGATTCTGCTGTCGGGGTGGGGCGCCCGGACCCCCCGGGCCGCCCCCACCGGTACCGCCACCCTCGCCGCCGTCCCGCCGCGCCTGCTCGCCGCCGGCCCGGTCCGAGCCGCGCCACCACGAACCGGCGTCCGGCGCGGCGCCGCTCGGCTCCGGCGGCGCCGAGTTGGGGTAGCGCGGATCGGCAGCGCCGTACGTACCGGGCTGGCCGCCGGCCGGCGGCTGCCCGCCGTACTGGCCGGGCGGGTACGCCTGGTCCTGCGGCGCCGCCGTCCCGCCGTACTGCCGGTCGGGCTGCTGCCCACCGCCGTAGACCCCGCCGTACTGCTGGTCGCCGGGCTGCTGGCCTGCACCGTACTGCTGGTCGCCGGGCCGGCCGCCGTGCTGGTCGTCCGGCGCACGGTACTGGCCCGCCTGGCTCGGTGGCGCGCCCGCCTGGCTCGCCGACCGGTACGGGCCGCCGCCCTGCGGCGCGCCGTACTGGCCCTGCTCGTGCGGGTCCGGCGCCCGGTAACCGCCCTGGTCCTGCGGCGCGGCGGCGAATCCGCTTTGGTCCTGCGGTGCGGGCGCGCCGTACGTGCCGCCGCCCTGCGGCGCGGCACCGTAGGCACCCTGGTCCGGCGGTGCGGCACCGTACGTCCCGCCGCCCTGCGGTGCGGCACCGTAGGCACCTTGGTCCGGCGGCGCGGCACCGTAGGCACCTTGGTCCGGCGGCGCGGCACCGTAGGCACCCTGGTCCTGTGGTGCCGTGCCGTACGTCCCGCCGTCCTGCGGCGCGGCACCGTACGTTCCCGAGCCGGCGTTCGACGGCCCCGCTTCGTAGGACCCGGCGCCCTGCGGTGCGGCACCGTACGGGTCGGCGGCGGTCGGCCCGCCGTACCGGTCCTGCTGCGGATTCTGGGACGGCTCGGCGGGGTTGCGCTGCGCCGGTGCGCCGGCCGGACCGGCACCGTTCGGGTCGGCCGGTGGCCAGCCGGGCTGCGCCGGCTGGGAGCCGCCCGCGGCGGCAGGGTCGCCGGCACCGGCCACGCCGTGCTCCCACCAGCCGTTGGCCCGCTGCGCGTCGGCACCGCCCTCCGCCGGCGTCGCCGCGGCGGGCTGTGCGGGGTTCGGCTCGCCGCCGGTGCCACCGTCCAGCAGCGCGGCGAGTTCGTCGGCGCTGATCCGGTTCGCGGCCGGCACCGTGGCCCGGCCCCGGGCGGCGACGACCGGCGGCACGTCGTCGCCCGGCCAGGGCGCGGCGGCCGGCGGCCAGGCGGCCGGCGGGCCGTCGTCGGCCGGCCGCGGCTCGTCGTCGCGCGCGTGCCGGGCCGCGCCGTCGCCGTACTCGACCGGTTCCGGCCTTGCCTGCCCGTAGCCGGCCTGCTCCGGTCGCGCCTGCTGGTAGCTGGGCTGTTCCGGCCGGGCCTGCTCGTAGCCAGACCGCTCCGGCCGGGCCTGCTCGTCACCGGGCTGCGCGTGCTCATGCCCGGCCTGCGCCTGCCCGTACTCGGGCTGCGCCGGCTGCTGGTGCCCGGGCGGCGGGCTCTGCTGGTACCCGGGCTGCTCGGGTGCGGCCGGCTCGGACCGCTGCTCGTGGCCGGATGCAGCGGCGGCCGGTTCGGCCGACGGAGCCGGCTCCTGCCAGGCGT
This genomic interval carries:
- a CDS encoding Clp protease N-terminal domain-containing protein, yielding MFERFTKGARAAVVMAQEEARALRHDHVGTEHVLLGILAIDRGPAAAALTSLGVAFEPARVYVAGLGHEHDNALDADALATVGIDLAEVRRAAEESFGPGALDRPTKPFQAGHIPFDPAAKKTLELALREAVHRKDTEINDGHILLGVIRAEPNPATATLRALGVEPDAVREAVEREMPHRAA
- a CDS encoding PLP-dependent cysteine synthase family protein; the protein is MEQLDRGNAARGWVADAVRRVAADANRSADTHLLAFPLPFDWGIDLYLKDESVHPTGSLKHRLARSLFLYGLCNGWITEGTTIVEASSGSTAVSEAYFARMLGLPFVAVIPATTSPEKIELIEFAGGRCHLVEDASRVYDEARTLAGKLGGHFMDQFTYAERATDWRGNNNIAESIFEQLALERHPIPEWIVVGAGTGGTSATIGRFLRYRQHPTRLAVVDVENSAFYQGWVDDDAEHTVCAGSRIEGIGRPRVEPSFLPGVVDRMMRVPDAASIAAMRAAATLLGRRVGGSTGTNLCGAFALIAELRAAGRTGSVVTLLCDSGDRYAGTYYDDDWLAAQHLDPAPYLATVERFLATGHWREP
- a CDS encoding putative glycolipid-binding domain-containing protein → MADTGGEMATLGRSALWRRLDTTGTEHVLYDDSQGLRARGTIISADPVPYVCQFQLLTDETWATRMLEVEAEGAGWRRRVRLERAAGRWRVTANESGRLDQLLARAGRPGAALPGAELPEELSPATDVDLQFSPLTTMLPLRRLGLLHEPDTVPHTITAAWVLLPELTVLPSEQTYRAIGDDKVRYQSGSFAAELTVDPDGLVRHYPGLADRVV